Proteins co-encoded in one Cercospora beticola chromosome 7, complete sequence genomic window:
- a CDS encoding uncharacterized protein (CAZy:GH17~antiSMASH:Cluster_3): MKAGLLVAALAATATAQLHRRGHRHARRENPVAYHEEVQVVTETAKHVVYVDSNGNPIVEPAKTPAPAPPAYQAPPAPPAYQAPPAPAPPAYQAPPAPPAYQAPPAPAPAPAAPKPEAPKEAPKPAAPKPEAPKDYKPSSGGGQGIVYSPYNNDKSCKNQDQVNADFEKLGDYKLVRIYGCDCDQVNTVHKAATAKGMKVFIGIFDINQVQSDVEKIVAVANGDWSWVDTVSVGNELVNNGAASVDAVVGAVNAARSQLRGAGYQGPVVIVDTFVAMIANPAICEASDYAAANCHAFFDGGKTADQAADFVAEQAERVKQACGGKKTVITETGWPWNGATNGAAVPSKENQAKVINGLKSKFSENIYLFTAFDDLWKDNFAGSHGAECHWGFIEHSA, encoded by the coding sequence ATGAAAGCTGGTCTTCTTGTCGCGGCTTTGGCCGCTACCGCCACTGCGCAGCTCCACCGCCGTGGCCACCGACACGCGCGTCGTGAGAACCCCGTGGCCTACCACGAGGAGGTCCAGGTCGTGACCGAAACCGCAAAGCACGTTGTCTACGTTGACAGCAATGGCAACCCCATCGTCGAGCCAGCCAAGACTCCggctccagctcctccagcatACCAGGCGCcaccagcacctccagcttACCAGGCAccaccagctccagctcctccagcatACCAGGCGCcaccagcacctccagcttACCAGGCAccaccagctccagctccagcccCGGCTGCTCCAAAGCCAGAGGCACCAAAGGAGGCTCCAAAGCCTGCTGCACCCAAGCCAGAGGCTCCAAAGGACTACAAGCCAAGCTCCGGCGGTGGCCAGGGTATCGTCTACTCTCCTTACAACAACGACAAGTCCTGCAAGAACCAGGATCAGGTCAACGCCgacttcgagaagctcgGTGACTACAAGCTTGTTCGTATCTACGGCTGTGACTGCGACCAGGTCAACACCGTGCACAAGGCTGCTACCGCCAAGGGCATGAAGGTCTTCATCGGTATCTTCGACATCAACCAGGTCCAGTCCGACGTCGAGAAGATCGTTGCTGTCGCTAACGGCGATTGGTCTTGGGTCGACACTGTCTCTGTCGGTAACGAGCTCGTCAACAATGGTGCTGCTAGCGTCGATGCTGTTGTTGGCGCCGTCAACGCTGCTCGTAGCCAACTCCGTGGCGCTGGGTACCAGGGCcctgtcgtcatcgtcgacacCTTCGTTGCCATGATTGCCAACCCAGCCATCTGCGAAGCTTCCGACTACGCCGCCGCCAACTGCCACGCTTTCTTCGATGGTGGCAAGACTGCTGACCAGGCCGCTGATTTCGTTGCCGAACAAGCCGAGCGCGTCAAGCAGGCCTGCGGTGGTAAGAAGACCGTCATCACCGAGACTGGCTGGCCATGGAACGGCGCCACCAACGGTGCTGCTGTCCCAAGCAAGGAGAACCAGGCCAAGGTTATCAACGGACTCAAGTCCAAGTTCTCCGAGAACATCTACCTCTTCACTGCTTTCGATGACCTCTGGAAGGACAACTTTGCTGGCTCTCACGGTGCCGAGTGCCACTGGGGTTTCATCGAGCACTCTGCTTAA
- a CDS encoding uncharacterized protein (antiSMASH:Cluster_3), translating to MAWRSSGPTNEALITNLFNNNLITSPLVRNAMLSVDRAHYSPKNPYSDSPQSIGHRATISAPHMHANAAESLLPYLRPGSKVLDVGSGSGYLTHVLAELVKPDGRVVGVEHIQELVELSQSNTSKSSEGRELLEKGILRYVKGDGRLGFVDEAPYDAIHVGAAAKEGDENGLVEQLKSPGRLFIPVEDGKSGEQWIWVVDKDGEGRVSRKREYGVRYVPLTDGPR from the coding sequence ATGGCCTGGCGCTCCTCAGGCCCCACAAACGAAGCCCTAATCACCAACCTCttcaacaacaacctcatAACCTCCCCTCTCGTCCGCAACGCCATGCTCTCCGTCGACAGAGCCCACTACTCCCCCAAAAACCCCTACTCAGACTCCCCTCAATCTATCGGCCACCGCGCCACAATTTCCGCTCCACATATGCACGCCAACGCCGCAGAGTCTCTACTACCATACCTTCGTCCAGGCAGTAAAGTCCTCGATGTAGGCAGCGGAAGCGGATATTTGACTCATGTACTAGCGGAGCTAGTCAAACCTGATGGAAGAGTTGTAGGGGTGGAACACATTCAGGAGTTAGTTGAGTTGAGTCAATCCAACACTTCCAAATCCTCCGAGGGTCGCGAACTTCTCGAGAAAGGAATATTGCGATATGTAAAAGGTGATGGGAGGTTAGGGTTTGTGGATGAAGCGCCTTATGATGCGATTCATGTGGGAGCTGCGGCGAAAGAGGGGGATGAGAATGGATTGGTAGAGCAGTTGAAGAGTCCGGGGAGGTTGTTTATTCCGGTGGAGGATGGGAAGAGTGGGGAGCAGTGGATTTGGGTTGTGGATAAGGATGGGGAGGGGAGGGTGAGCAGGAAGAGGGAGTATGGGGTTAGGTATGTGCCGCTGACGGATGGGCCGCGGTGA
- a CDS encoding uncharacterized protein (antiSMASH:Cluster_3): protein METIPSPSGGNTLYEPLHAERKQIRLLTILRGDFGDEVWCTLHIGSLLDACSYETISYAWGDPKHRSSILVNSSSVDVPYSSMAAVRRMRLPDLDRVVWIDSICINQRDNLEKNAQVALMSSIYSNGIHNLVFLGGDQDDIATEVQSVIDSEALQEQWSKCFNESWDSLYHVPMLSGGFILGGFKEMATTIASYRSLLEKTYDLPWFRRLWVLQEVAMARDNTCHWGTAKIKLDQLLIVAKLLQQTSKGSYPHGLATASMMFNERAMGKFQFSHRTFFSVAQAGEDFEATDPRDRVFAHISRFLTPRLDARDSLHARISQFHALYLAPRQVRVMSPLIAPDYSKTTQEVSRDATRYALEGQPSEVSVIWGVTQHISQQDLEDGITTWTFPFGNTSQRYDDRFASKLDHSSFHAGVENKHMKREGQLKMIRYPDVTDPNILTLYVTILDSILETTTVLTLNETKELALESRVVDTVRAMTDLDDEATAFVLTAEGRLNYDFPNSPMPGPDDEDDDFAEILEGYHAFLPMMRNGLQPRPKHREIDTYATRKAFRGAPLSEKFLHVFRSKAKNRRFFKTTTGLVGSGPQLMEAGDLVVIPERAWEPCVLRPVGTQYLFLGVAYVFGMMHGEVFRRPGVQWKWVDIR, encoded by the exons ATGGAGACAATTCCTTCACCATCCGGTGGCAACACGCTGTATGAGCCTTTGCATGCTGAGCGTAAGCAAATTCGCCTGCTCACCATTCTGCGTGGCGATTTCGGCGATGAAGTCTGGTGCACGCTCCATATTGGAAGCCTCCTGGACGCCTGCTCTTACGAAACCATTTCTTATGCTTGGGGCGATCCGAAACACCGCAGCAGCATACTTGTCAATAGCAGCAGCGTCGACGTCCCATACAGTTCCATGGCTGCAGTACGTCGGATGCGGCTTCCAGATCTGGATAGAGTTGTTTGGATCGACTCGATATGTATCAACCAGCGTGACAATTTGGAGAAGAACGCTCAGGTCGCTCTCATGTCTTCCATTTACAGTAATGGCATCCACAACCTCGTCTTCTTGGGCGGTGATCAAGATGACATTGCAACGGAAGTGCAAAGCGTGATAGACTCAGAGGCTCTGCAGGAGCAATGGAGCAAGTGTTTCAATGAGAGTTGGGATAGTCTATACCACGTACCAATGCTGTCTGGCGGCTTCATTCTGGGCGGCTTCAAGGAAATGGCCACCACTATTGCATCTTACCGCTCCCTTTTGGAAAAAACATATGACCTGCCTTGGTTCAG ACGCTTGTGGGTCCTTCAAGAGGTTGCGATGGCTCGCGACAACACTTGTCACTGGGGCACGGCCAAGATAAAATTGGATCAATTGCTCATCGTCGCGAAGCTGTTGCAACAGACGTCGAAAGGGAGCTATCCTCACGGCTTAGCCACAGCATCGATGATGTTCAACGAACGCGCGATGGGAAAGTTCCAATTTTCACACAGAACATTCTTCTCTGTTGCCCAGGCGGGCGAGGACTTCGAAGCCACGGATCCTCGAGACCGCGTTTTTGCCCACATTTCTCGGTTTCTTACACCAAGGCTGGATGCTCGAGACAGCCTGCATGCCCGCATATCTCAATTCCATGCACTATATCTTGCGCCAAGGCAGGTTCGTGTCATGTCACCACTAATTGCTCCGGACTATTCTAAGACGACTCAGGAAGTGTCCAGAGATGCCACACGATATGCGCTCGAAGGTCAGCCCTCAGAAGTGAGTGTGATCTGGGGCGTAACTCAGCACATTTCGCAACAGGACCTAGAAGATGGTATCACGACCTGGACATTTCCATTTGGTAATACTTCGCAGCGCTATGATGACCGCTTTGCTTCCAAATTGGACCATAGCAGCTTTCATGCAGGGGTGGAGAACAAGCACATGAAACGCGAGGGCCAGCTTAAGATGATAAGATATCCGGACGTTACAGATCCAAATATCCTCACGTTGTATGTGACAATTTTGGACTCAATACTGGAGACGACCACGGTATTGACCTTAAATGAAACAAAAGAGCTTGCCCTCGAAAGTAGGGTGGTTGATACTGTCCGCGCGATGACAGACTTGGACGACGAAGCGACTGCATTCGTTCTCACTGCGGAGGGACGCCTCAATTACGATTTCCCAAATAGTCCTATGCCTGGtcctgatgatgaggacgacgacttcgCAGAAATCTTGGAAGGCTATCACGCTTTTCTGCCGATGATGCGCAATGGGCTGCAGCCACGTCCGAAGCATCGAGAGATCGACACATACGCTACGCGGAAGGCCTTCAGAGGGGCTCCGTTGTCCGAAAAGTTCCTTCACGTGTTCagatcgaaggcgaagaatcgCCGCTTCTTCAAGACTACAACAGGCCTTGTTGGTTCTGGGCCTCAGCTCATGGAAGCGGGGGATCTGGTCGTTATTCCGGAACGAGCTTGGGAACCTTGCGTTCTACGTCCTGTAGGCACGCAATACCTTTTCTTGGGGGTTGCATATGTCTTTGGTATGATGCACGGTGAAGTGTTCAGAAGACCTGGTGTTCAGTGGAAGTGGGTGGACATTCGATGA
- a CDS encoding uncharacterized protein (antiSMASH:Cluster_3~BUSCO:EOG09263L7Y): protein MSTRASTARHVRQRKLNTKQPLRILRENELEEANDESQQHIPQVDTGVEKAEEIEYHLQAVINAANTSTAGTKTKQNYIPTPDAVRAKGVNYDELYPKGFQDPATYIRFSTTVEDSVGSAYCMDETDNDFLNQNLNEGKDVHGQPLPDKSHQCSEEAFEEAMSFFEEYSLRLRPFATVDDAPVPSLDELEQAREDPLSQEAQHFVKAIYQHWERRKSGHGSPLMPSIKVRVLDTTSEADDADPYVCFRRREVRQTRKTRGRDAQVVEKLKKLRMELEQARQLVQMVREREELNKQNLEITRKVFEERRKLKEVKISKNIVGEKGEDEELLVNQRPQPKPKSRQDGGRSGATIRLAPRAQSAPENDLISLADLQAQSEEHVQQIISNRKEQHRRWNQSWQDRTWQPLTPPPETAEHPPQWSSLLAAGPTGYPTPPPSLPSRSSQDRDGDVEMEEQKPKLDVNGRIATEPQFRLSYQPVGMGQDYDDELEPDAKRQRLDAPLCRLRRGRGGRLHLEMRRDRPKGVICSGVVSDAESDDELEDYHPVPESKTFDYRVALINTRVDRGYRPSGDQTAMVAQAQAAMAAGQGQSSQTQQAAAGGS, encoded by the exons ATGTCGACGAGAGCCAGCACTGCACGCCATGTCCGCCAACGCAAGCTGAACACGAAGCAGCCGCTTCGCATACTACGCGAAAATGAACTCGAGGAAGCGAATGATGAATCGCAACAGCACATCCCGCAAGTGGATACTGGTGTCGAGAAGGCTGAAGAAATC GAATACCATCTTCAAGCTGTCATTAATGCAGCCAATACTTCTACTGCTGGTACCAAGACCAAACAGAACTACATTCCCACGCCCGATGCCGTGCGTGCGAAAGGCGTCAACTATGACGAGCTGTATCCGAAAGGGTTCCAGGACCCTGCAACTTACATCAGATTCAGCACCACTGTCGAGGATTCTGTTGGCAGTGCATACTGCATGGACGAGACTGACAATGACTTCCTGAATCAGAACCTGAACGAGGGTAAAGATGTCCACGGCCAACCACTTCCAGATAAGTCGCACCAGTGCTCTGAGGAGGCTTTCGAGGAGGCCATGTCGTTCTTTGAGGAATACAGCTTGCGTCTACGGCCGTTCGCCACTGTCGATGATGCTCCAGTACCCTCGTTAGATGAACTCGAGCAGGCGCGTGAAGATCCGCTATCGCAAGAAGCCCAGCACTTCGTCAAGGCCATCTATCAGCATTGGGAAAGGCGGAAGTCTGGCCATGGTAGTCCTCTCATGCCAAGCATCAAGGTCAGAGTCCTCGATACCACCTCTGAGGCTGACGATGCCGATCCGTATGTCTGCTTCCGTCGTCGCGAGGTCCGACAGACTCGCAAGACCAGAGGCCGTGATGCTCAGGTCGtagagaagctcaagaaacTGCGAATGGAGCTCGAGCAGGCCAGGCAATTGGTTCAGATGGTTCGAGAACGTGAAGAGCTGAATAAGCAGAACCTCGAGATCACCCGCAAAGTGTTTGAAGAGCGTCGCAAGCTCAAGGAAGTCAAGATCAGCAAGAACATCGTTGGTGAGAAgggtgaggacgaggagctgCTCGTCAACCAGAGACCTCAACCCAAGCCCAAGTCTCGACAAGATGGCGGCCGATCGGGCGCGACGATACGTCTTGCACCAAGAGCGCAATCGGCTCCAGAGAACGATCTCATTTCGTTGGCTGACTTGCAGGCTCAGTCCGAGGAGCATGTGCAGCAGATCATCTCCAACAGGAAAGAGCAGCATCGCCGCTGGAACCAGAGCTGGCAGGACAGGACATGGCAACCTCTCACGCCACCGCCCGAAACTGCAGAGCATCCACCACAATGGTCATCGTTGTTGGCAGCAGGGCCGACGGGCTATCCGACGCCGCCACCCTCGCTGCCTTCAAGGAGTTCGCAAGATCGGGATGGCGatgtcgagatggaagagcagaAACCAAAGCTCGACGTCAACGGCAGAATTGCGACAGAACCGCAGTTTCGGTTGTCGTACCAGCCTGTCGGCATGGGCCAAGACTACGACGACGAGCTTGAGCCGGATGCGAAACGCCAGCGCTTGGATGCACCGCTTTGTCGACTACGCCGCGGGCGTGGTGGGAGACTGCACCTCGAGATGCGCAGAGATCGACCAAAGGGCGTAATATGTTCTGGTGTCGTGTCTGATGCGGAgagtgatgatgagctggaggATTACCATCCTGTGCCGGAGAGCAAGACATTCGATTACCGAGTCGCGCTTATCAATACGCGGGTGGATCGCGGCTACCGACCCAGTGGCGACCAAACTGCCATGGTCGCGCAAGCGCAGGCAGCCATGGCGGCAGGTCAAGGCCAGAGCTCGCAGACGCAACAAGCTGCAGCTGGTGGCTCTTGA